The proteins below come from a single Cystobacter ferrugineus genomic window:
- a CDS encoding ABC transporter ATP-binding protein, which produces MGLARPQARRIIAGTFFLVLASALGLVYPKIIGDIVDQSLKSGNREHIDQVALAMVVIFLFQGVAMALRFYLFTTAGERVVTRLRQNLFASLMSQEVGFFDERKTGELTNRLSSDTTVLQNAVSVNISMALRNAAQAFGGIGLLFYTSPVLTALMLAIVPAVAVGAVSYGRKVRGLSKESQDALAVANEVAEESLSGIRTVRSFAAERHEVERYQSATEHAYDVARRRAKQSSFFLAGASSAGYLASAVVLWYGGRMVVDGRMTVGNLTSFLIYSLMVAFALGALADLWADFMRASGAAERVFELIDRVPAIPASGGERLAAVQGRVEFQEVRFAYPTRRDVPVLKGIHLALAPGEVVAIVGPSGAGKSTLAALLARMYDPQEGRVLLDGRELSTLDTEWLRQQVGTVAQEPMLFATSIADNIRYGRKDATDAEVEAAARTANAHEFISRFPEGYHTMVGERGVQLSGGQKQRIAIARAVLKDPRLLVLDEATSALDAESEHLVKEALERLMRGRTTLIIAHRLSTVMGANRVVVMEAGQVVQSGDHSTLMGQEGLYRRLVERQFVAA; this is translated from the coding sequence ATGGGGCTGGCGCGCCCCCAGGCCCGCCGGATCATCGCCGGCACCTTCTTCCTCGTGCTCGCGAGCGCCCTGGGACTGGTGTACCCGAAGATCATCGGGGACATCGTCGACCAGAGCCTCAAGTCGGGGAACCGGGAGCACATCGACCAGGTGGCCCTGGCCATGGTGGTCATCTTCCTCTTCCAGGGCGTGGCGATGGCGCTGCGCTTCTACCTCTTCACCACCGCGGGCGAGCGCGTGGTGACGCGGCTGCGGCAGAACCTGTTCGCGAGCCTCATGTCCCAGGAGGTGGGCTTCTTCGACGAGCGCAAGACGGGAGAGCTCACCAACCGGCTGTCCTCGGACACCACGGTGCTGCAGAACGCGGTGAGCGTGAACATCTCCATGGCGCTGCGCAACGCGGCCCAGGCGTTCGGCGGCATCGGGCTGCTCTTCTACACCTCGCCGGTGCTCACCGCGCTGATGCTCGCCATCGTGCCCGCGGTGGCGGTGGGGGCGGTGTCGTATGGGCGCAAGGTGCGCGGACTCTCCAAGGAGTCGCAGGACGCGCTGGCGGTGGCCAACGAGGTGGCCGAGGAGAGCCTGTCGGGCATCCGCACCGTGCGCTCCTTCGCCGCCGAGCGCCACGAGGTGGAGCGCTACCAGAGCGCCACCGAGCACGCCTACGACGTCGCGCGCCGCCGGGCGAAACAGTCCTCGTTCTTCCTCGCGGGAGCCTCGTCCGCGGGCTACCTCGCCTCGGCGGTGGTGCTCTGGTACGGCGGGCGGATGGTGGTCGACGGGAGGATGACGGTGGGCAACCTCACCTCCTTCCTCATCTACTCGCTCATGGTGGCCTTCGCGCTGGGAGCGCTCGCGGACCTGTGGGCGGACTTCATGCGCGCCTCGGGCGCCGCCGAGCGCGTCTTCGAGCTCATCGACCGCGTGCCCGCCATTCCCGCCTCGGGGGGTGAGCGGCTGGCGGCCGTGCAGGGCCGGGTCGAGTTCCAGGAGGTGCGCTTCGCCTACCCCACGCGCAGGGACGTGCCGGTGCTCAAGGGCATCCACCTGGCGCTCGCGCCGGGCGAGGTGGTGGCCATCGTCGGCCCCTCGGGCGCGGGCAAGTCCACGCTCGCCGCGCTGCTCGCGCGCATGTACGACCCGCAGGAGGGCCGGGTGCTGCTCGACGGGCGGGAGCTGAGCACGCTGGACACCGAGTGGCTGCGCCAGCAGGTGGGCACGGTGGCGCAGGAGCCCATGCTCTTCGCCACCTCCATCGCGGACAACATCCGCTACGGCCGCAAGGACGCCACGGACGCCGAGGTGGAAGCCGCCGCGCGCACCGCCAACGCCCACGAGTTCATCTCCCGCTTCCCCGAGGGCTACCACACCATGGTGGGCGAGCGGGGCGTGCAGCTCTCCGGCGGCCAGAAGCAGCGCATCGCCATCGCCCGCGCGGTGCTCAAGGATCCGCGCCTGCTGGTGCTCGACGAGGCCACCAGCGCCCTGGACGCCGAGAGCGAGCACCTGGTGAAGGAAGCCCTCGAGCGGCTGATGCGTGGGCGCACCACGCTCATCATCGCCCACCGCCTGTCCACGGTGATGGGGGCCAACCGCGTGGTGGTGATGGAGGCGGGCCAGGTGGTGCAGAGCGGCGACCACTCCACCCTCATGGGCCAGGAGGGCCTCTACCGCCGGCTGGTGGAGCGCCAGTTCGTGGCCGCCTGA
- the kdsB gene encoding 3-deoxy-manno-octulosonate cytidylyltransferase has translation MSAPRPVAVIPARYASTRFPGKPLALIAGRPMIEHVWRRCQEARVFGEVLVATDDARIQEAVEGFGGTAVMTSPACATGTDRVAEVARARPDVDVWVNVQGDEPLVDPDTLRVLAGLFADPSVEMGTLVRPLEAAEYSSPHVVKAVLALNGDALYFSRALLPFVREPGEASAVRHWAHLGLYGYRRATLLRLAGLSPTPLEGAEKLEQLRALEHGVRIRCGQVAGHTVAVDVPGDVARVEAVLRG, from the coding sequence ATGTCCGCCCCCCGTCCCGTCGCCGTCATCCCCGCGCGCTACGCGAGCACGCGCTTTCCTGGCAAACCCCTGGCGCTCATCGCGGGCCGGCCGATGATCGAACACGTCTGGCGCCGCTGCCAGGAGGCCCGCGTCTTCGGCGAGGTGCTGGTGGCCACCGACGATGCGCGCATCCAGGAGGCGGTGGAGGGCTTTGGGGGCACGGCGGTGATGACCTCGCCCGCGTGCGCCACGGGGACGGACCGGGTGGCCGAGGTGGCCCGGGCGCGTCCGGACGTGGACGTGTGGGTGAACGTGCAGGGAGACGAGCCGCTGGTGGACCCGGACACCCTGAGGGTGCTCGCGGGCCTCTTCGCCGACCCGTCGGTGGAGATGGGCACCCTGGTGCGGCCCCTGGAGGCGGCCGAGTACTCCAGCCCCCACGTGGTGAAGGCGGTGCTGGCGCTCAACGGGGACGCGCTGTACTTCAGCCGTGCCCTCCTGCCCTTCGTCCGCGAGCCGGGCGAGGCCAGCGCGGTACGGCACTGGGCGCACCTGGGCCTGTATGGCTACCGGCGCGCGACGCTGCTGCGGCTGGCGGGGCTGAGCCCCACCCCGCTGGAGGGGGCGGAAAAATTGGAGCAGCTACGAGCCCTGGAGCATGGGGTGCGCATCCGCTGTGGGCAGGTGGCGGGACACACGGTGGCGGTGGACGTACCCGGGGACGTGGCGCGGGTGGAGGCGGTGTTGCGCGGCTGA
- a CDS encoding RluA family pseudouridine synthase: MSETPEGFVDISFVVEPNYAGWRLERYLAQKLRRLPRERLLGVIQRGVLCEERRLKPSTPVYPGLSFRIRRPASAEPDTPTEVPVLFEDDWLLVLDKPAGLPLHPTARYHKGTLVSLLRERLGHASAEPAHRLDRETSGLVVCGRTTEACRVLGRLFVSREVHKEYLAICEGHPPEDTFRVDAPIAEGTELIRIAVRIDPVLGKESHTRFEVLSRFTLKGEPFALLRCHPETGRQHQIRVHLREAGFPLVGDKMYGPDPGYFDRFSKRCLEPEAWVRLRLPRHALHATRISFPHPATGLRVTFESPLPGDLQDFIANRTPAGLIFPGVDGA; encoded by the coding sequence ATGAGTGAGACCCCCGAGGGCTTCGTCGACATCTCCTTCGTCGTCGAGCCGAACTACGCCGGCTGGAGGCTCGAGCGCTACCTCGCCCAGAAGCTCCGCCGGCTGCCACGCGAGCGGCTCCTCGGTGTCATCCAACGCGGAGTCCTCTGCGAGGAGCGCCGGCTCAAGCCCTCCACGCCCGTCTACCCGGGCCTCTCCTTCCGCATCCGCCGGCCCGCGAGCGCCGAGCCCGACACGCCCACCGAGGTGCCCGTCCTCTTCGAGGACGACTGGCTGCTCGTGCTCGACAAGCCCGCCGGGCTGCCGCTGCACCCCACCGCCCGCTACCACAAGGGCACGCTCGTCTCCCTGCTGCGCGAGCGCCTGGGCCACGCCTCCGCGGAGCCCGCGCACCGCCTGGATCGCGAGACGAGTGGCCTGGTCGTCTGCGGACGCACCACCGAGGCGTGCCGGGTGCTGGGCCGGCTCTTCGTCTCGCGCGAGGTGCACAAGGAGTATCTCGCCATCTGCGAGGGCCATCCCCCCGAGGACACCTTCCGCGTGGATGCCCCCATCGCCGAGGGTACCGAGCTCATCCGCATCGCGGTACGCATCGACCCCGTCCTGGGAAAAGAGAGCCACACGCGCTTCGAGGTGCTCAGTCGCTTCACCCTCAAGGGCGAGCCCTTCGCCCTGCTGCGCTGCCACCCCGAAACCGGTCGCCAGCATCAGATCCGCGTCCACTTGCGCGAGGCGGGTTTCCCTCTCGTGGGCGACAAGATGTACGGGCCGGACCCGGGCTACTTCGATCGATTCAGCAAGCGCTGCCTCGAGCCCGAGGCGTGGGTGCGGTTGCGCCTGCCCCGCCACGCCCTCCACGCCACGCGCATCTCCTTTCCCCACCCGGCCACCGGCCTGCGCGTCACGTTCGAGTCCCCGCTCCCCGGAGACCTCCAGGACTTCATCGCCAACCGGACACCGGCTGGGCTGATCTTCCCTGGCGTGGACGGTGCATAA
- the wecB gene encoding non-hydrolyzing UDP-N-acetylglucosamine 2-epimerase, translating into MKKVLHIVGARPNFMKVAPIHRAIRERGLLAQTLVHTGQHYDVKMSDVFFTDLGMPAPDVHLGIGSGSHTEQTARVMLELEKVFTQEKPDLVSVVGDVNSTLAGTLVAVKMGIKLAHVEAGLRSGDLTMPEEINRLLVDRISDLLLTPSADADANLLREGIAPERIRMVGNVMIDSLLSARDQALRLSTLKDMGFTPRGYAVCTLHRASNVDDEGTLRGLLSALGHVASRLPVVFPVHPRTRKRIADLGLGPTLDRTPGLRLVDPLGYLEFLALTSQARLVFTDSGGLQEETTVLGIPCLTVRENTERPITVDVGTNLVVGTHPAHIQREADRILDGHEKKGRVPDRWDGRTGERIAQLYEETLGAVAPPRRAAV; encoded by the coding sequence ATGAAGAAGGTTCTCCATATCGTCGGGGCGCGTCCCAACTTCATGAAGGTCGCGCCCATCCACCGGGCCATCCGCGAGCGCGGCCTGCTCGCCCAGACCCTCGTCCACACCGGGCAGCACTACGACGTGAAGATGAGCGATGTCTTCTTCACCGACCTCGGCATGCCCGCCCCCGACGTCCACCTGGGCATCGGCTCGGGCAGCCACACCGAGCAGACCGCCCGGGTGATGCTCGAACTGGAGAAGGTCTTCACCCAGGAAAAGCCCGACCTCGTGTCCGTGGTGGGTGACGTCAACAGCACCCTGGCCGGGACGCTCGTGGCGGTGAAGATGGGCATCAAGCTCGCCCACGTGGAGGCGGGACTGCGCAGCGGCGACCTCACCATGCCCGAGGAGATCAACCGGCTGCTGGTGGATCGCATCTCGGACCTGTTGCTCACGCCCTCGGCCGACGCGGACGCCAACCTGCTGCGCGAGGGCATCGCGCCCGAGCGCATCCGCATGGTGGGCAACGTCATGATCGACTCGCTCCTGTCGGCGCGCGACCAGGCCCTGCGTCTGTCCACCCTCAAGGACATGGGTTTCACGCCGCGCGGCTACGCGGTGTGCACCCTGCACCGCGCCTCCAACGTGGATGACGAGGGCACGCTGCGGGGGCTGCTCTCCGCGCTCGGCCACGTGGCCAGCCGCCTGCCCGTCGTCTTCCCCGTCCATCCGCGCACCCGCAAGCGCATCGCGGACCTGGGCCTCGGGCCCACCCTGGATCGCACCCCGGGCCTGCGCCTGGTGGATCCGCTCGGCTACCTGGAGTTCCTCGCGCTCACCTCCCAGGCCCGGCTCGTCTTCACCGACTCGGGCGGCCTCCAGGAGGAGACCACCGTGCTCGGCATCCCCTGCCTCACCGTGCGCGAGAACACCGAGCGGCCCATCACCGTGGACGTGGGCACCAACCTCGTCGTGGGCACCCACCCCGCCCACATCCAGCGGGAAGCGGACCGCATCCTCGACGGGCACGAGAAGAAGGGCCGGGTGCCCGACCGCTGGGATGGCCGCACCGGCGAGCGCATCGCCCAGCTCTACGAGGAGACGCTCGGCGCCGTCGCTCCGCCACGCCGCGCGGCCGTCTAG
- a CDS encoding ATP-binding protein produces the protein MSEAPSSPEDTLGLGLSRERMELEEESFDIPLQLVPDGAFVLDEQWRIVALNPVAVRLLGHPREELLGQVLWSLFPSLLDTSFGTAYLRARAEGVTTTAEWIAPPGETSYEASAVPHGSRLLVFLRDVTARREAEVAREKSVGRLALLQEMTTKLCSVASAAEVVEVIARGALEAMDARRLSVALPEMDGRSLRVLSRESISGGPGYRLSQVPMEANLPITRVFRSGRPEWSGSLACLPMLAKGTPMAVLSLTFAPLHVFDSADRDFLLSLAHQGALALERARLFDKEQAARAEAEFQRTRLQAVVMQAPLAVCLMRGPEHVIELDNPLHQAHQGDCGLVGQKMRDALPHHMRQGMLDALDRVYMWGERFVAREYRVAEDPRTGAPREERFFNFSYEPLRDTAGHVDGVAFFSYDVTDHVRARREVEALAERQHFLYEASTLLGGSLDSVSTMERLMELVVPRFADCCAVHVLTEEGRVEQLAGLHRDPDQARVALQVLQLQPVELSADHGVGKVLRTGESEWVPEFSEGQIVQRARSAEAEAPLSALQLCSYICVPLVARGRTLGTLMLAQGESGRHYSRADLTLAEELARRAALCLDNARLYRDAQDAIRLRDEFLSIASHELKTPLTVLRLQLSSVERHLPAEAGERMRAKLDEAQRQARRLSQLITLLLDVGRIVTGRVSLDRAEMDLTRLVQEVMDRLRDVFTRAGCAVTLHAPVPVVGCWDALRLEQVIVNLLTNAARYGAGKPITLRLESDGVHARFIVRDEGMGVAPEDLPRIFSRFERAVTVRHYGGLGLGLYISREIVESHGGRLTVDSQPGQGATFTMELPYQIPEE, from the coding sequence ATGAGTGAAGCCCCATCCTCTCCCGAGGACACCCTCGGACTCGGATTGTCGCGCGAACGGATGGAGCTCGAGGAAGAGTCCTTCGACATCCCGCTCCAGTTGGTCCCCGATGGAGCGTTCGTGCTCGATGAGCAGTGGCGCATCGTCGCGCTCAACCCGGTGGCGGTGCGGTTGCTCGGCCACCCGCGCGAGGAGTTGCTCGGCCAGGTGTTGTGGTCGCTCTTCCCGTCGTTGCTCGACACCTCGTTCGGTACGGCCTATCTGCGCGCCCGGGCGGAGGGGGTGACCACCACCGCGGAGTGGATCGCCCCCCCGGGAGAGACCTCATACGAGGCGAGCGCGGTGCCCCATGGCTCCCGGCTCCTCGTCTTCCTGCGCGACGTGACGGCGCGCCGGGAAGCGGAAGTGGCCAGGGAGAAGAGCGTCGGTCGGCTCGCCCTGCTGCAGGAGATGACGACGAAGTTGTGCTCGGTGGCTTCCGCCGCCGAGGTCGTGGAGGTCATCGCGCGCGGCGCCCTGGAGGCGATGGACGCCCGGCGGCTGTCCGTGGCGCTGCCCGAGATGGATGGCCGCTCGCTCCGGGTGCTCAGCCGCGAGAGCATCTCCGGGGGTCCCGGCTACCGGTTGTCCCAGGTGCCCATGGAGGCGAACCTGCCCATCACCCGGGTCTTCCGCTCGGGCCGGCCCGAGTGGTCCGGCTCCCTGGCCTGTCTGCCCATGCTCGCCAAGGGCACGCCCATGGCGGTGCTGTCCCTCACCTTCGCGCCCCTGCACGTCTTCGACTCGGCGGACCGTGACTTCCTGCTGTCGCTCGCCCACCAGGGCGCGCTCGCGCTCGAGCGCGCCCGGCTCTTCGACAAGGAGCAGGCCGCGCGCGCCGAGGCCGAGTTCCAACGTACCCGCCTGCAAGCCGTGGTGATGCAGGCGCCCCTGGCGGTCTGTCTGATGCGCGGCCCCGAGCATGTCATCGAATTGGACAACCCGCTGCACCAGGCCCACCAGGGGGACTGCGGCCTCGTGGGCCAGAAGATGCGCGACGCCCTGCCCCACCACATGCGCCAGGGCATGCTCGACGCGCTCGACCGCGTCTATATGTGGGGGGAGCGCTTCGTCGCGCGCGAATACCGGGTGGCGGAGGATCCCCGCACGGGGGCTCCCCGCGAGGAGCGCTTCTTCAACTTCTCCTACGAGCCGCTGCGCGATACCGCGGGCCACGTGGATGGGGTGGCCTTCTTCTCCTACGACGTGACGGACCACGTGCGCGCGCGGCGCGAGGTGGAGGCGCTCGCCGAGCGGCAGCACTTCCTGTACGAGGCCAGCACGCTCCTGGGCGGCTCGCTCGACTCCGTCTCCACGATGGAGCGCTTGATGGAGCTGGTGGTGCCCCGCTTCGCCGACTGCTGCGCGGTGCACGTGCTCACCGAGGAGGGTCGGGTGGAGCAACTCGCGGGGTTGCACCGGGATCCGGACCAGGCCCGGGTGGCGCTCCAGGTGCTCCAACTCCAGCCCGTCGAGTTGTCCGCCGACCACGGCGTCGGCAAGGTGCTGCGCACGGGCGAGTCGGAGTGGGTCCCGGAGTTCTCCGAGGGGCAGATCGTCCAGAGGGCGCGCAGTGCCGAGGCCGAGGCGCCGCTGAGCGCGCTCCAGCTCTGCTCCTATATCTGCGTGCCCCTGGTGGCGCGCGGACGGACCCTCGGCACGCTCATGCTGGCGCAGGGCGAGAGCGGCCGGCACTACTCGCGCGCGGACCTGACGCTGGCCGAGGAGCTGGCGCGCCGGGCCGCCCTGTGTCTGGACAACGCGCGGCTGTACCGCGATGCCCAGGACGCCATCCGGCTGCGCGACGAGTTCCTCTCCATCGCGAGCCATGAGCTGAAAACACCCCTCACCGTGCTGCGGCTCCAGTTGTCCTCGGTGGAGCGTCACCTGCCCGCGGAGGCGGGCGAGCGGATGCGCGCGAAACTGGACGAGGCCCAACGTCAGGCGCGGCGGCTCTCACAGCTCATCACGTTGCTGCTCGACGTGGGCCGCATCGTCACCGGCCGCGTGTCCCTGGATCGCGCCGAGATGGATCTCACCCGGCTGGTCCAGGAGGTGATGGATCGGTTGCGTGACGTGTTCACTCGCGCGGGCTGCGCCGTGACGCTCCATGCGCCCGTGCCCGTGGTGGGTTGCTGGGATGCGCTCCGCCTGGAGCAGGTCATCGTCAACCTGCTCACCAACGCGGCCCGCTACGGCGCGGGCAAGCCCATCACCCTCCGGCTGGAGTCGGACGGCGTGCACGCCCGGTTCATCGTGCGCGACGAGGGGATGGGCGTCGCCCCCGAGGACCTGCCCCGCATCTTCAGCCGCTTCGAGCGCGCGGTCACGGTACGGCACTATGGGGGCCTGGGCCTGGGGCTCTACATCAGCCGGGAAATCGTCGAGTCCCACGGCGGACGCCTGACCGTGGACAGCCAGCCGGGACAGGGTGCCACCTTCACGATGGAGCTGCCCTATCAGATCCCCGAGGAGTGA